The segment CATGGGCAGACGGCCGATGTATCTTGCATAAGTTAAAGCTGCGGTCCTGTAGACAAGGTGTCCGAGCTTGGACCACGGCAGATAGACAAACATCATGAATACGGCGATCAAGTGCACGTAGTACATGGGGTATGCGAGAGATGCTACGCCGAGAAGACGCAGGATTTCGCACATGATACCGGTAACGGCGATAGTCCAGATCAGGCCGAGCAGATACCAGTCATAATAACTGGAACCGTGTACGCCCTGGTCCTGATTCAGGCGACGCTTGGTGAGCAGCACCAGTGAGTAAACCAGCAGTACCGCGCCGACGTTGGCCAGAATCTTAACCGGATGCCACAGCGGCATGGGAGTATGGCCGATGGGGCCGAGGAAAGGAATAATCTTTCCACCCCAGTGGGTTACAGCAACCACACCGGTAACAACCATCAGGCAGATGAATGCAACCATGATGAAACGGTGGCCGTTGAACTTCTGCTCATCAGCTTCGTCGGTTTCACCGCATTCTTTCCACTTGGAGTGAGTCAGCAGTTCGTTTTTGCAAACGTCGATGAAGCACTCCAGCATGCTGGGCTTTTCAGCTTTGTCACCTACAGCAAAGACCTTCGGTTGATCAGCGAATGATGCGATCAGGTTCTTCACTCCTTTGTAGAAGGTCCAAACCATGAAGCCGAAAGCAATCATGAAGATCGGGTCAATAGTAAAGTCGCCGGGGAACAGGTGTCCGTAGACGATTTTACCATCTTTAAGAGGGAAGAAGGAACCGCGAACTCCCGCCATGATGAACCAGATCACCATGTAGATAGCTGCCGGAATAGCAATAAGCTTGGGCAGGTGCTTGGGAGAAGCCATCCATTTACCGATAATGGAGGGGGTTACCATCTTCTGATAGGCCATGTTACGCAGACCTGCGAGCAGATCAGCAGGACGAGCGCCGCGGGGGCACAGGTCGGAGCAGGTACCGCAGTTGTGACACAGCCATATATCGATGTCATTTACGAGTTTATCTTTAAGGCCCCACTGAGCCCAGACCATTTCCTTACGCGGGTAAGGGTTGTCGGCAGGCGAGAGGGGACAGGCTACAGAGCAAGTTGCGCACTGATAGCACTTCTTGAGGCTTTCGCCACCGACTTCCTGCAATTCTTTGATGAATTGCAGATCCGGTTTAATGCGAATATCTTTTTCCATGTCGCGTCTACCTCCTAGTAGCCCTTGAACGGGTTAGGACCGATCTTAATCATCTCATTAACAAAGTTATCGATCATATCGGGTACTTTGTCATATTCGTCGATGGCAAGTTCAGCCTGTACAACACGTTCGGGTTCAACGCCAAGTCTGTTCAGAGAATCAGCGACGTTTTCCATACGGCGGTTACAAAGCTCAGACCCCTTCATAAAGTGGCACTGATAGTCTTCACCGTACTTACAACCGAGCAGCAGAACTCCGTCAATACCCTTGGACATTGCATCAGCAATCCAGATGGTATTCACTGAGCCGAGGCAACGGACGGGAACAACACGAACGTAAGGAGACCAGCCTTTACCGCGCATAGCTGCCATATCGAGTGCCGGGTAGGCATCGTTTTCGCAAGCAAGAACGATAAAGCGGGGACCGTCAGCTTCCATATCATCAGGTACGTTGACCTGTTTGATCATGGAACCGATCATATCGATGTTGTAGTTGTCGAATCCGATTACGCGCTCAGGGCAGGCCCCCATACAGGTACCGCAACGGCGGCAACGGGAAGGATTCGGCATTGGTGTTCCTTTTTCATCATCATCAAGTGCGCCGAAGGGACATTCCTCGGTACAACGCTTACACTGTGTGCAGCGCATGAAGTTGAAAACAGGATAGGTGTTGTCACCGGAGCGGGGGTGGACAGCAACGCCGTGGTTAGCGGAGTTGATGCACTGGATCGCTTTCAGCACAGCACCTGCTGCATCCTCACGGGCCAGACCCATGGACATGGGCTGACGGACACAACCGGCGGCGTAAATACCGGTACGGCGTGTTTCGTAGGGGAAGCAGATGTAGTTGGAGTCTGCGTATCCATCGAACTGCTGGAGATCGGGGAATGCAGGACCCTGTCTGTATACGAGGTTGATGGTCGGATCGTGCGCGGTGGTGGGTACCATACCGGTAGGAACAACAACCAGTTCAGCTTCGATTTCAATATTTTCGCCCAGCAGGGTATTATCCGCGGCGATAACCATTCCGGCACCCTCTTCCTTAATGGAAGTAACGGTACCCTTGGTCAGCATTACGCCGGGATTATCCTGTGCTGCACGGTAATAACGCTCGTTTACACCGGGGACCATCATGTGATCGTAGATGATGTAAGCAATAGCGTCTTCATTCATTTCGCGAACGTAGTTAGCCTGTTTGAGGGCTACCAAACTGCTCAGCTCAGAAGTATAGGGAAGGTGCTTGTAGGATTCCATGTCTTCATAGACAAATTTTTCCTCTTCTTCACCTTCAGCTGCTTCAGCTGCGGCAGCATCAGCCGCTGCGACCTCTTCTTCGGAACGGTTTGCGTATGCGTCTTCCTGAGCTGCGAATTCTGCTTCACTGAGGCGGGTATCAAGAACAAAGGCAACAGACTTAGCTGTCATTTTGCCTTCCTTAACTATCGCTTCAAATTCAGCTGCAGTCACAACCTTGGAAGAACCGTAACCCATGGGCTCTACGTATTTTGTATCCTGAGGTACCCAGCCGGTAGCCAGAACACATGCACCGACGGGCATCTCTTCAACACTTCCACCGACTTTCACTTTAGCAGTGTACTGTCCGGGAGCGCCTTCGAGAGCTTCGAGCTGTGCGGAGGTGAGCACTTTGATTCTGGAATTGGACTGAACTTCAGAGATCAGAGCCTCGATTCCGGTTTCATGTGCTTCAGTATAGGGGTAGGAAAGGGGAAATGTTTTGTACATTCCAGCAGCCTTACCACCGAGGTTGGCTTCCTTTTCCACCAGAATTACGTCGTGGTTGGTCTTGGCAGCGTAAATAGCTGCGGTAAGACCGGTGAAACCACCACCCATGACCATGACTACCTTATTGGCATCAAAAGCCTGAGATTCCTGCTCGTTAGTCTTGAGCAGCTTGGTAACACCCATTTTGACGTATTCGTTTGCCATTATTGTGAGGAGCTCAGGAATTTCGCCGTTAGGATCAGGCATGGTGCCGTCGGGATTCCTGAAAACCTTGATGCACTGTTCACGCAGGTTGACTCGTTCGACTGCGACACCGTCGAAGTCGAAAATATCCCAGTCAACGCGAGGGCTAGTGCCGCAGATACATACTGCGTCAACGCTGCCAGCGTCGATATCTTCCTGAATGAGCTTTCTTCCTTCCTCGCTGTTAAGACGCGGGTGCACCTTTACGACCGGACATTCGTTCGCGTAAACGCGACCGACAAGTTCAGCCATTTCTTCAGCGTTCAGGTAAGGAGATACGCTCGCTTGGTCGAAATAAACACCGATTTTTTCGGGCATGTCGACTACCTCCCTATGACCGTTTGAATCGCTTTGAGAGCGGCAGCAGTACCGGACTGGGCTGTCTTCATGACATCCAGAGGCTGCTTTGCACACCCGGCAGCGAAAATACCTTGTTCCTCACCGCCGACAATAAAGCCCTGATCGTCAACCTGTACGCCGGAGGGAACCGGAGTACCTGCCAGGCTGGGCTGCATACCGGTAGCCAGTACTACGAGATCATGCTCGTTCTGGGCCTTAATACCGGTTTCAGCATCCTCAACAGTGACGAGAACATTGCCGGAACCGGATTCTTCGATAACATCAGCGACCTTACCTTTAACGGCGTTGATCCTGTCATCGGAAAGAATGCGCTTGGCAAACTTGTCGTAACGTCCCGGAGTACGCAGATCGATGTAGTAAATAGTGACCTTTGCATCGGGATACTGTTCGCGAACATAAGCGGCCTGCTTCAAAGAAGCCATGCAACAGATGTATGAACAGAAATTGAGGTGATTTTCATCGCGGGAACCCGCACACTGTACGAATGCGATGTTTTTGGGCTGTGCACCGTCTGAGGGGCGCACAATCTGACCGTCGGTAGGTCCGCTTGGAGCTGCAAGTCTTTCCATCGCCATGTTGGAAATACAGTTCTTTACAGTACCTGCGCCGAGGTTGGAAAGTTTGGTAACATCGTAAGGCTTCCAGC is part of the Desulfovibrio sp. JC022 genome and harbors:
- the qmoC gene encoding quinone-interacting membrane-bound oxidoreductase complex subunit QmoC, coding for MEKDIRIKPDLQFIKELQEVGGESLKKCYQCATCSVACPLSPADNPYPRKEMVWAQWGLKDKLVNDIDIWLCHNCGTCSDLCPRGARPADLLAGLRNMAYQKMVTPSIIGKWMASPKHLPKLIAIPAAIYMVIWFIMAGVRGSFFPLKDGKIVYGHLFPGDFTIDPIFMIAFGFMVWTFYKGVKNLIASFADQPKVFAVGDKAEKPSMLECFIDVCKNELLTHSKWKECGETDEADEQKFNGHRFIMVAFICLMVVTGVVAVTHWGGKIIPFLGPIGHTPMPLWHPVKILANVGAVLLVYSLVLLTKRRLNQDQGVHGSSYYDWYLLGLIWTIAVTGIMCEILRLLGVASLAYPMYYVHLIAVFMMFVYLPWSKLGHLVYRTAALTYARYIGRLPMPVREEKTFTL
- a CDS encoding hydrogenase iron-sulfur subunit; the encoded protein is MPEKIGVYFDQASVSPYLNAEEMAELVGRVYANECPVVKVHPRLNSEEGRKLIQEDIDAGSVDAVCICGTSPRVDWDIFDFDGVAVERVNLREQCIKVFRNPDGTMPDPNGEIPELLTIMANEYVKMGVTKLLKTNEQESQAFDANKVVMVMGGGFTGLTAAIYAAKTNHDVILVEKEANLGGKAAGMYKTFPLSYPYTEAHETGIEALISEVQSNSRIKVLTSAQLEALEGAPGQYTAKVKVGGSVEEMPVGACVLATGWVPQDTKYVEPMGYGSSKVVTAAEFEAIVKEGKMTAKSVAFVLDTRLSEAEFAAQEDAYANRSEEEVAAADAAAAEAAEGEEEEKFVYEDMESYKHLPYTSELSSLVALKQANYVREMNEDAIAYIIYDHMMVPGVNERYYRAAQDNPGVMLTKGTVTSIKEEGAGMVIAADNTLLGENIEIEAELVVVPTGMVPTTAHDPTINLVYRQGPAFPDLQQFDGYADSNYICFPYETRRTGIYAAGCVRQPMSMGLAREDAAGAVLKAIQCINSANHGVAVHPRSGDNTYPVFNFMRCTQCKRCTEECPFGALDDDEKGTPMPNPSRCRRCGTCMGACPERVIGFDNYNIDMIGSMIKQVNVPDDMEADGPRFIVLACENDAYPALDMAAMRGKGWSPYVRVVPVRCLGSVNTIWIADAMSKGIDGVLLLGCKYGEDYQCHFMKGSELCNRRMENVADSLNRLGVEPERVVQAELAIDEYDKVPDMIDNFVNEMIKIGPNPFKGY
- a CDS encoding CoB--CoM heterodisulfide reductase iron-sulfur subunit A family protein, with amino-acid sequence MSNSILVVGGGFSGITAALEAAEVGHEVFIVEKAPYLGGRVMQLNKYFPKLCPPSCGLEIQFQRIKNNKNVKFFTLAEVESIGGSKGNYEVKVRIKPRYVGPGSVDLTEVIEKLSNDITDEFEFKLCDRKALYMDVPFAFPARYVLEKENCTDEDLKILGDIDAIDLKEEEKVITLNVGSIVYATGWKPYDVTKLSNLGAGTVKNCISNMAMERLAAPSGPTDGQIVRPSDGAQPKNIAFVQCAGSRDENHLNFCSYICCMASLKQAAYVREQYPDAKVTIYYIDLRTPGRYDKFAKRILSDDRINAVKGKVADVIEESGSGNVLVTVEDAETGIKAQNEHDLVVLATGMQPSLAGTPVPSGVQVDDQGFIVGGEEQGIFAAGCAKQPLDVMKTAQSGTAAALKAIQTVIGR